A section of the Alkalihalobacillus sp. LMS39 genome encodes:
- a CDS encoding VOC family protein has translation MSQFHTDNQTFVSVIELKVEDIKRSLSFYEKMLGLRIKTHDHNKVVFTADGKTPILSIEQPEQVLPKQQRTTGLYHFALLFPNRKELGKVLRRLLDSHYPLQGASHHGTSEAIYLADPDGNGIELYADTDPTTWLGSHGEIQFTTERLDVEELRQEGGGEHWDGIAPATIVGHLHLHGAELDNMREFYHKALGFDIIVEIPNQAIFMSTGGYHHHIAVNVWNGLGAPIPPDNSVGLKMFYVKFPTKQQWDKALNQLLDLGYKVKTMESSFEVIDPSGNRVRCNSV, from the coding sequence TTGTCACAGTTTCATACGGATAACCAAACTTTTGTCAGTGTAATTGAATTAAAGGTCGAAGATATAAAGCGGTCTCTCTCTTTTTATGAAAAAATGTTAGGATTACGTATAAAAACACACGATCATAACAAAGTAGTCTTCACAGCAGATGGGAAAACTCCAATTTTATCAATTGAACAGCCTGAACAAGTGTTGCCAAAGCAACAAAGAACAACAGGCCTTTATCATTTTGCGTTGCTTTTTCCTAATCGAAAAGAATTAGGAAAGGTTCTTCGTCGTCTTCTTGATTCTCATTATCCATTACAAGGAGCTTCTCACCATGGCACAAGTGAAGCGATATATCTAGCTGATCCTGATGGGAATGGAATAGAGCTTTATGCAGATACTGATCCGACAACGTGGCTCGGAAGTCATGGTGAAATTCAATTTACGACAGAACGACTAGATGTGGAAGAATTAAGACAAGAAGGTGGAGGGGAGCATTGGGATGGGATTGCGCCTGCTACTATAGTAGGTCATCTTCATTTGCACGGAGCTGAATTAGACAACATGAGAGAGTTTTACCATAAAGCTCTCGGGTTCGATATCATTGTGGAAATCCCGAATCAAGCGATATTTATGTCGACAGGTGGCTATCATCATCATATTGCAGTTAATGTTTGGAATGGTCTTGGTGCTCCTATTCCACCTGACAACAGTGTCGGTTTAAAGATGTTTTATGTTAAATTTCCAACGAAGCAACAATGGGACAAAGCATTGAATCAATTACTCGACTTAGGTTATAAAGTGAAAACAATGGAATCAAGCTTTGAGGTAATCGATCCTTCTGGAAACCGGGTACGGTGTAATAGTGTATAA
- a CDS encoding LysR family transcriptional regulator gives MNLNWLYTFVTAAQFENFYKTAETLYLSQPTVTVHIKQLEKELGTPLFERKGRNIVLTTYGKEFLPHATKIIETLSDGLHHIENVRQGYHQTLSIAVSPLIASTYLPYWIKKFIRYYPDIEVVVHVMESHLISEEVERGTAHLGLARMESKTLGLTCVKIYEEPLKIVAPHDGGDWESSIPLDLETIVNKEVLLTYNHPEYWDSVLFELKHLYRHVRTMKVTQVHVTKRFIEEGIGFSILPRSTVKRELAEGRMLEVEAPFLSLPTASTYVITKDQSEEASQFMSTVRSLI, from the coding sequence ATGAATCTTAATTGGCTTTATACATTTGTCACCGCTGCGCAGTTTGAAAACTTTTATAAAACAGCAGAAACATTATATTTATCCCAACCTACTGTAACCGTCCATATTAAACAACTTGAAAAAGAGCTAGGAACCCCGCTCTTTGAAAGAAAAGGACGCAACATCGTCCTTACGACTTATGGTAAAGAATTTCTGCCACATGCAACGAAAATTATCGAAACTCTATCTGATGGATTACATCATATTGAAAATGTTAGGCAAGGCTACCATCAAACGTTATCAATTGCGGTTTCTCCCTTAATTGCTTCTACCTATCTCCCTTACTGGATAAAAAAATTTATTCGGTATTATCCTGACATAGAAGTCGTTGTCCATGTGATGGAGTCTCACCTCATTTCAGAAGAAGTTGAACGTGGAACGGCTCATTTAGGATTAGCAAGGATGGAAAGTAAAACACTTGGGTTAACATGTGTAAAGATATATGAAGAACCACTCAAAATTGTCGCACCACATGACGGGGGTGATTGGGAAAGCAGTATTCCACTAGACTTAGAAACGATCGTAAACAAAGAAGTATTGTTAACGTATAACCATCCGGAATATTGGGATTCTGTTTTGTTTGAACTGAAACATTTGTATCGCCATGTCCGGACGATGAAAGTCACACAAGTGCATGTAACGAAACGTTTTATTGAAGAAGGGATTGGGTTTTCCATTTTACCGCGTTCAACAGTAAAGCGAGAGTTAGCTGAGGGAAGAATGTTAGAGGTTGAAGCTCCATTTCTATCTTTGCCTACTGCCTCCACATATGTCATTACAAAAGACCAATCTGAGGAAGCATCTCAATTTATGTCAACGGTAAGGAGTTTGATTTAA
- a CDS encoding citrate synthase/methylcitrate synthase, with the protein MNVHSGLEGVIACQSAISLVDGQNGRLVYRGYWAKELALHKEFEEVCHLLWYGELPTEEELNRLKQKFLEGRKIPAHMMAVIVALPKEMDMMSVIRTCISAIANESNEWPPTVEQAIQITALIPTIITARISILKGKKPIEPHHRLGHIANYLYMLHNKEPKVTHIKALESYCILTMEHGMNASTFAARVISSTESDIVSAITGAIGAMKGPLHGGAPSEVTAMLEAIETKENAEEWIRTKLKNGEKLMGFGHRVYKTKDPRAEALKKVTAQLTKHDPWLALANAVEETALRLLTEYKPGRKLYTNIEFYAAAVLRAVEMPSLLFTPTFTVSRVVGWTANVIEQAENNRIYRPQSLYTGVIPGE; encoded by the coding sequence ATGAACGTACATAGTGGATTAGAAGGTGTTATAGCTTGTCAGTCAGCTATTAGTTTAGTAGATGGTCAAAATGGAAGGCTTGTGTACCGTGGATATTGGGCGAAGGAGCTTGCTCTTCATAAAGAATTTGAAGAAGTTTGCCATTTATTATGGTATGGGGAATTACCAACAGAAGAAGAGTTAAATAGGTTGAAACAAAAGTTTCTTGAGGGGAGAAAAATTCCTGCTCATATGATGGCTGTTATAGTTGCTTTACCAAAAGAAATGGACATGATGAGTGTTATTCGTACGTGTATATCAGCAATCGCAAACGAATCAAATGAATGGCCACCAACAGTAGAACAAGCCATTCAAATTACTGCTCTCATACCAACAATTATTACAGCGAGAATTTCGATTTTAAAAGGAAAGAAACCGATTGAACCACATCACAGATTAGGGCATATTGCGAATTATTTGTATATGCTGCATAACAAAGAGCCAAAGGTTACTCATATTAAGGCGCTTGAGTCGTACTGTATATTAACAATGGAGCATGGGATGAATGCTTCGACTTTTGCTGCTCGAGTCATTTCTTCAACAGAATCTGATATAGTGTCTGCGATTACAGGTGCAATCGGTGCGATGAAGGGACCGTTACACGGAGGAGCCCCGAGTGAAGTAACCGCTATGTTAGAGGCGATTGAAACGAAAGAAAATGCTGAAGAATGGATTCGAACAAAATTAAAAAATGGTGAAAAGTTAATGGGGTTTGGTCATCGTGTATATAAAACAAAAGACCCCAGAGCAGAAGCATTAAAAAAAGTAACCGCTCAATTAACGAAACATGACCCGTGGTTGGCATTAGCGAATGCAGTTGAAGAAACGGCATTACGTTTACTTACGGAATATAAGCCAGGGAGAAAATTATATACGAATATAGAATTTTACGCAGCTGCCGTTTTACGCGCTGTTGAAATGCCTAGTTTGTTATTTACTCCCACGTTTACGGTTAGTCGTGTTGTAGGTTGGACCGCGAATGTAATAGAACAAGCGGAAAATAATCGCATTTATCGGCCACAATCTTTATATACCGGTGTCATTCCTGGAGAATGA
- a CDS encoding transposase, which translates to MGIVIFAAVILIPIIMVIAQRKWMLMRMVFTGAAIVASMTFGYIAATSVYAILENQEVFMTSIHAVFLNSFFLVSGAYLGLYGIYLLCLHFAYDRKS; encoded by the coding sequence TTGGGAATTGTCATATTCGCTGCGGTTATTTTAATCCCGATTATAATGGTTATCGCTCAAAGAAAATGGATGTTAATGCGAATGGTATTTACAGGGGCGGCAATAGTTGCAAGTATGACTTTCGGTTATATAGCAGCCACTTCGGTTTATGCCATACTTGAAAACCAAGAAGTGTTTATGACAAGTATTCATGCGGTGTTTTTAAACTCTTTTTTTCTAGTAAGTGGAGCATATCTCGGCTTGTATGGCATTTATTTACTATGTTTACATTTCGCTTACGACCGAAAGTCATGA
- a CDS encoding HAD family hydrolase — protein sequence MYKFILFDLDGTLTDPKIGITSSVHYALTKLGIKDIDLSSLTAFIGPPLQESFQLFYSFQPLQVQEAIHYYRERFVQKGIYENEMYSGIERLLDYLKTSGYTLIVATSKPTEFAVKIVEYFKIDHYFDMVVGSHLDGRRTSKAEIIQYILDSYGRETKTEFIMVGDRKHDIIGAHRCRIDSLAVLYGYGSEEELREVKPTYIARNVEEIKHLFT from the coding sequence ATGTATAAATTCATATTATTTGATTTAGATGGGACATTAACTGACCCTAAGATTGGAATCACTTCTTCTGTTCATTATGCATTGACGAAGTTGGGGATAAAAGATATCGACTTATCAAGTTTAACGGCTTTTATTGGGCCACCATTGCAAGAGTCGTTTCAGTTGTTCTATTCATTTCAACCACTGCAAGTTCAGGAAGCTATTCATTATTATCGAGAACGATTTGTTCAAAAAGGAATATACGAAAATGAGATGTATAGTGGGATAGAACGATTGTTGGATTATTTAAAAACATCAGGTTACACGTTAATTGTTGCAACGTCAAAACCAACAGAATTCGCGGTGAAAATAGTAGAATATTTTAAAATTGACCATTATTTTGATATGGTCGTAGGAAGTCATTTAGACGGAAGGCGTACATCTAAGGCAGAAATTATACAGTATATTTTAGATTCATATGGAAGAGAGACCAAAACAGAGTTTATTATGGTTGGTGACCGAAAGCATGATATTATTGGTGCTCATCGATGTCGAATTGATTCGTTAGCTGTATTGTACGGCTATGGGTCAGAAGAAGAATTAAGAGAAGTAAAGCCTACTTATATCGCGCGAAATGTTGAAGAAATCAAACATTTATTTACATAG
- a CDS encoding SDR family oxidoreductase, which yields MYPVYNYYGKEKKCEEVPVAFPPQEQQQHPGLEYKMIPRPISENPHYIGSHKLKDKIAIITGGDSGIGRAVAYAFAKEGAHIVIPYLCEHEDAKETKARVEQIGRHCLLIPGDLQDETMSYEVVNQTVQHFGKIDILVNNHAVQYVQKSIEDITAEQLDITFRTNIYAFFFLTKAALPFMAPGSSIINTTSVTAYEGEPDLIDYSSTKGAINAFTRSLSLSLADKDIRVNGVAPGPIWTPLIPSSFSAEDVKTFGTDTPRVPMKRAGQPFEVAPSFVFLASEDSTYMTGQILHPNGGEITSS from the coding sequence ATGTATCCCGTCTACAATTACTACGGTAAGGAAAAAAAATGCGAAGAAGTCCCTGTTGCTTTTCCACCGCAAGAACAGCAACAACATCCTGGTCTAGAATATAAAATGATTCCAAGACCGATTTCAGAAAACCCTCATTATATCGGTAGTCATAAATTAAAAGATAAAATTGCAATTATTACAGGGGGCGACAGTGGAATAGGTCGTGCGGTCGCGTATGCCTTTGCGAAAGAAGGCGCTCATATTGTAATTCCCTACTTATGTGAACATGAAGATGCCAAAGAGACAAAAGCTAGAGTAGAACAAATTGGACGTCATTGTTTACTCATTCCAGGTGATTTACAAGATGAAACAATGAGCTATGAAGTCGTCAATCAAACTGTACAACACTTTGGAAAAATTGATATTTTAGTGAATAATCATGCCGTTCAATATGTACAAAAAAGTATAGAAGATATCACAGCAGAGCAATTAGATATTACTTTTCGAACAAATATATATGCATTTTTCTTTTTAACAAAAGCCGCTCTCCCCTTTATGGCACCAGGAAGCTCAATTATCAATACAACGTCAGTGACCGCGTATGAAGGCGAACCTGATTTAATTGACTATTCTTCAACTAAAGGGGCGATTAATGCGTTTACCCGCTCATTATCGTTATCACTTGCTGATAAAGATATTCGGGTTAACGGCGTTGCACCTGGTCCAATTTGGACACCACTTATTCCTTCTTCTTTTTCGGCAGAGGATGTAAAAACATTTGGAACGGACACTCCTAGAGTCCCTATGAAACGAGCAGGTCAACCTTTTGAAGTTGCACCAAGTTTTGTGTTTTTAGCGTCTGAAGATTCGACATATATGACAGGCCAAATTTTACACCCAAATGGTGGGGAAATTACGAGTTCTTAG